The nucleotide sequence CACGGCAGAGCAAATCGACGAATTCGGTCGCGAGATGGATGCCATCTATTACGAAACCCTGGCCTCGCGCGGTGAAAAAGACCGGCGCTACATCCTGCGGCTGATCCGTATCCAGCGCAGCATGGCGCTGTTCGGGCGGCTCACCATCTACGCCAGCCTGTTCCTGCTGCCGGCCTGGCCCCACGCCCTGGCCGGCTGGGGCAGCACCCTGGCCGTGATGGCGCTGGGCGTGATCATGCTGGGCCTGGCCAAGATTCTGGAAAACATGGAGATCGCCCACAACGTGCTGCACGCCCAGTGGGACTGGATGAAAGACCCGGAGATCCAGTCCAACACCTGGGAGTGGGACACCATGAGCCCCTCCGACCGCTGGATGCATTCGCACAATGTGGTGCACCACACCTGGACCAACGTGCTGGAGAAAGACCTGGATGTGGGGTACGGCATCATGCGCGTGACGCCCCTGCAGCCCTGGAAGCCCGCCTATCTGTTGCAGCCGATCTACTTCGTGCTGCTGATGCTGCTGTTCGAGGAAGGCGTGGCCCTGCACGAGCAGGCGATCATCGACGTGGGCGAAGGCAAGAAGAAGCCCAGGGAAATCCTGCCGCTGATGAAACACATCGGCCGCAAGATCTGGGGCCAGGTGCGCAAGGACTACATCATGTGGCCCGGCCTTGCCGCGCTGGTGGCGATCCCGGTTTCCTTTTACGTGCCGGAGTCACCGCTGACGGTATTTCTGTTGGTGGCCGGTGCCAACGCCGTCGCCAACGTCATCCGCAACATCTGGGCGTTCGTGATCATTTTCTGCGGGCATTTTCCCGCCGACGTCTACAACTTCACCCAGGACCAGGTGGAAGGCGAATCCCGTGGCCAGTGGTATATCCGCCAGTTGCTCGGCTCTGCCAACATCACCGGCGGCCCGCTTTTCCACGTGATGTCCGGCAATCTCAGCCATCAGATCGAGCACCACCTGTTTCCCGATCTGTGCAGCAACCGCTATCCGGAGGTGGCGCCACGGGTGAAAGCGCTGGCGGACCGCTACGGCCTGCCGTACAACGCCGCGCCGCTGTGGCGGCAGTTCGGCACGACATGGCTGAAGAACCTGCGGCTGGCGTTTCCGGGAGGCACCTTGCCGCCGGAGCCTGCCCGCGCCTGAGCCTGTCGACGGTGGACCGGCCGCGTGGCACGCGGCCGGTCACAGCGTCATCGCCACCTCGTGTCAAAGGGGTGTGCATGAGCAGGACACATCACCCCCCAAGACACTCGGCCAGCATCTCCGCCATATCTTCCCGCACTTGCCTTGCCGCGTCCGGCACGACCTGCATCAACCGCGCAAAGTCATGCACCATGCCGTCGTAGATTTCCAGACGGGTATCCACACCGGCGGTGGTCAACCGGCCGGCGTAGGCGATGCCTTCATCGACAAGCGGATCGTGTTCAGCCAGACCAATAAAGGTGGGTGGCAAATCCGTCAGTGAGCCGGCATTCAGCGGCGAGAAACGCCAGTCGTTGCGATCGCGTTCATCGCGCAGGTAATGGCCGAACATCCATTGCAGCGTCTGTTGCTCCAGCAGATAGCCGGTGTCGTAGCGCTGGTGCGAGGCGCTGTCCTGGCGGGCACTGGTGCAGGGGTACAGCAACGCCTGGGCGCAGGGCAGCGGCCA is from Isoalcanivorax pacificus W11-5 and encodes:
- a CDS encoding fatty acid desaturase family protein produces the protein MSKRQGLPVDLTAEQIDEFGREMDAIYYETLASRGEKDRRYILRLIRIQRSMALFGRLTIYASLFLLPAWPHALAGWGSTLAVMALGVIMLGLAKILENMEIAHNVLHAQWDWMKDPEIQSNTWEWDTMSPSDRWMHSHNVVHHTWTNVLEKDLDVGYGIMRVTPLQPWKPAYLLQPIYFVLLMLLFEEGVALHEQAIIDVGEGKKKPREILPLMKHIGRKIWGQVRKDYIMWPGLAALVAIPVSFYVPESPLTVFLLVAGANAVANVIRNIWAFVIIFCGHFPADVYNFTQDQVEGESRGQWYIRQLLGSANITGGPLFHVMSGNLSHQIEHHLFPDLCSNRYPEVAPRVKALADRYGLPYNAAPLWRQFGTTWLKNLRLAFPGGTLPPEPARA